The genomic DNA ctagagcagtgatgttttggggctgtcgctgggcaacacggactttcaactccctccaaaggttttctatggggttgagatctggagactggctaggccactccaggaccttgaaatacttcttacgaagccactccttcgttgcccgggcggtgtgtttgggatcattgtcatgctgaaagacccagccacgtttcatcttcaatgcccttgctgatggaaggaggttttcactcaaaatctcacgatacatggctccattcattctttcctttacacggatcagtcgtcctggtccctttgcagaaaaacagccccaaagcatgatgtttccacccccatgcttcacagtaggtatggtgttctttggatgcaactcagcattctttgtcctccaaacacgacgagttgagtttttaccaaagaGTTATATTTTgctttcatctgaccatatgacattctcccaatcctcttctggatcatccaaatgctctctagcatacttcagacgggcctggacatgtactggcttaagcagggggacacgtctggcactgcaggatttgagtccctggcggcgtagtgtgttactgatggtaggctttgttactttggtcccagctctctgcaggtcattcactaggtccccccgtgtgcttctgggatttttgctcaccgttcttgtgatcattttgaccccacggggtgagatcttgcgtggagccccagatcgagggagattatcagtggtcttgtatgtcttccatttcctaattattgctcccacagttgatttcttcaaaccaagctgcttacctattgcagattcagtcttcccagcctggtgcaggtctacaattttgtttctggtgtcctttgacagctctttggtcttggccatagtggagtttggagtgtgactgtttgaggttgtggacaggtgtcttttatactgataacaagttcaaacaggtgccattaatacaggtaacaagtggaggacagaggagcctcttaaagaagaagttacagggctgtgagagccagaaatcttgcttgtttgtaggtgaccaaatacttattttccaccataatttgcaaataaattcataaaaatcctacaatgtgattttctggattttcttttctcattttgtctgtcatagttgacgtgtacctatgatgaaaattacaggcctctctcatctttttaagtgggagaacttgcacaattggtggctgactaaatacttttttgccccactgtataaacATGGCAAATCCATACTACAATGTAAACACAGCAAACATGAGAAGAACACATGAATGATCTTTGTCATCAGGTGACTTTAACACAACCCTTCTCTCTCCCGGACACCGGACACCATCAAGTCTTCATTAAACAGGTAGAACAGGAAGCCATCATTGGTGAAAGGTATATGCAGGGCTATAAAAGCGCAAAGTCTTGCAAGGGGACAATTGAAGTCTGGTGTAAATCCAAACTTATACTGTAGATCTACAGAGATATCATGAGAGTCAATGCAGCCGTCCTATTGGTCCTCTGTCTCCTGACCATCAGTCATGGTAAGTTaccatcatttacatttacattttagtcatttagcagacgctcttatccagagtgacttacagtagtgaattcatacatttcatttcatgcatttaaaaaaaataataataatagtactggccccccgtgggaatcgaacccacaaccctggtgttgcaaacaccaagctggcattgcaaacaccatgctctaccaactgagccacatgctTGATCAAGTTGGAATTGATCTTCAAGTTCGCTCCATAATTTCATCCTCCTTGTTGTCTGTGTACTCAGGTCTTTGTCGCCATAGCATGGGACTGTCAGGAGGTAGTGGACATCAACAATCTGATGCAGATCGATGCAGGACTGGGGCAAGTGGTTGCTACGGACACAAGTTAAATCCCCTACTACCTGGTAGGTGATAAATTGATCCACCTGCCTGGTTCCCCGAAGCATATCACTGTAGGACCAGCAGGGATCTGGGGTGTCAACAAGGACTATGCAATCTAAAAGTATGTGGCTGGTAACTGGGTGCAAGCTGCAGGTAAGTGGAGAGCATTACTCAATATTTATCCAGAGGACACATGCTTCTTAGCTTTCCTGataccatcaggctgttgaaaaAATGATTGATGTTTTAAATTGTAACTTGTAGGTAATTTGGCAGTACTCACAGATATGTGCTCCTTGTTTgcttgtccgtctgtctgtctgtctgtctttgtggtCTTCAGGCCTTCTGAAACAGTTGGATGCTGGAGGTGACCAGTTTGTTGTGGGGGCTAACATGGACGATACTCCATTCTGTCTGACAAGTAGTGCCACAGTTGGCTACAAGGGTCCAGACTCACCCCTTCCATGGACAGGATTGCCAGGAGCTGTGAAGTACTACAGCTGCGGACCCTTTGGGTGCTGGGCAGTCAACAAGAATGATGATATCTACTTAATGAGTGTAAGATCTGGGAAAGAGTGTGAGAGCTGGAGTAGAGTAGTAGAGGATGGAGAGTGTCAGTTATTTTAAAACTGTTTCATATTATACATGTTGAAATTGTCTTAAAACCCTGATTGGTTATATGTTTGTTTTCAGTATGTGAACAAAGACACCTGTCAAAACAAGGGGTGGAGTCACATTGAAGGCAAGCTTTCCATGATTGAGGTGGCAACTGATGGTAGTGTCTTTGGGGTCAACTCTGTGGGTAGTGTTTATACCAGGTAAGGTTACTACTGAACTATGTGTATGGTccacctccccccccccccccaacagtaTTAACTTGAAAATCACTTGTAATAATAACTTAAAATAATAATGGTATACCTTTAATTATAACTCTTATCCTTACAGTACATGCTATGTGAAGCTCTTTACACAAAAACTAAAATACTGTAGATACATAAATATAATCAGTTAAATATAATCAGATCTAAACTTATAGGACTTATAAAGAGATGTGTAGACAGTGTATGATAAAATATGTCAAAGTTGGATGTCCTGTAAAGCTACAGTTTGTgataaaaaacaacaacttcccaGACACCCCACCACTTGTTTGGGTAAACAGCTGAGAAATGTAgttagagaaatgtaaccactctcacattCATACATGGAGCTACGGATGCAAAGActcaacaattaaaaaaaaaagcaatatttaacatgttttttaaagctatacattgtttgtttacaataacattgtttacaaacaattgaGTAAAAGCTTACATTTTGGCTTCTGATGTGATTGAATTAAGCTCAAGATGcagaagttatattcttcaaaaatcTATGGCTATATTCAATTATtaaagtcccccccccccccaatttttgtattttttatttcacctttatttaaccaggaaggcaagttgagaacaagttctcatttacaattgcgacctggccaagataaagcaaagcagtctgacacatacaacaacacaaagttacacatggagtaaaacaaacaaacagtcaataatacagtagaaaaataagtctatatacaatgtgagcaaatgaggtgagataagggaggtgaagacaaaaaaaggccatggtggcaaagtaaatacaatatagcaagtagaacactggaatggtagatttgcagtggaagaaagtgcaaagtagaaataggaataatggggtgcaaaggagcaaaataaataaataaatacagtagaggaagaggtagttgtttgggctaaattatagatgggctatgtacaggtgcagtaatctgtaagctgctctgacagctggtgcttaaagctagtgagggagataagtgtttccagttaaagagatttttgtagttcgttccagtcattggcagcagagaactggaaggagagccggccgaaggaggaattggctttgggggtgaccagtgagatatacctgctggagcgcgtgctacaggtgggtgctgctatggtgaccagcaagctgagataaggggggactttatcta from Salmo salar chromosome ssa07, Ssal_v3.1, whole genome shotgun sequence includes the following:
- the LOC106609743 gene encoding fish-egg lectin-like gives rise to the protein MRVNAAVLLVLCLLTISHAWDCQEVVDINNLMQIDAGLGQVVATDTSLLKQLDAGGDQFVVGANMDDTPFCLTSSATVGYKGPDSPLPWTGLPGAVKYYSCGPFGCWAVNKNDDIYLMSYVNKDTCQNKGWSHIEGKLSMIEVATDGSVFGVNSVGSVYTRDGITASKPEGTGWSNIPMCMLMGHVTYDLGRLWVVSKSAVTMVCTP